A DNA window from Brenneria izadpanahii contains the following coding sequences:
- a CDS encoding GhoT/OrtT family toxin, whose protein sequence is MPHQTLWESIKLIYFIGFAISLFVTFLLSRDNSLIIRILTSLLIGLTWPLSFPVVLLFSIF, encoded by the coding sequence GTGCCACACCAGACCCTGTGGGAATCAATTAAGCTCATCTACTTCATCGGCTTCGCTATTTCACTATTCGTCACATTCCTGCTAAGCAGAGACAACTCCCTGATTATTAGGATCCTGACATCGTTGTTAATAGGACTTACCTGGCCGTTAAGTTTCCCTGTCGTTTTACTTTTTTCTATTTTTTAG
- a CDS encoding DUF523 domain-containing protein: MNKILISACLSGFPVRYNGSAKKSVEAYLAQWRKQSRLVTFCPELAAGFTTPRPSAEIIPTRDGNAVIAQGARVMEASGEDVTERYILGAWLTLQMAEQHSCRFALLTEGSPSCGSNVIYSGKFDGTQTSGNGVTAELLKAHGIEVFSDKNIDQLIARVEYADRYENHAG; encoded by the coding sequence ATGAATAAAATCCTGATTAGCGCCTGTCTATCTGGCTTCCCCGTACGTTATAACGGTTCCGCTAAAAAATCGGTCGAGGCGTATCTTGCGCAGTGGCGAAAGCAATCACGCCTGGTAACGTTTTGTCCTGAATTGGCCGCCGGATTCACCACGCCCCGACCTTCCGCGGAAATTATTCCCACACGGGACGGAAACGCGGTAATCGCACAAGGCGCCAGAGTTATGGAGGCAAGCGGCGAGGATGTTACTGAGCGCTATATTCTAGGTGCCTGGCTAACCTTGCAAATGGCGGAACAACATAGCTGCCGCTTTGCGTTACTGACGGAAGGAAGCCCATCTTGCGGCAGCAACGTGATATACAGCGGTAAGTTTGACGGTACGCAAACGTCAGGAAATGGCGTGACGGCCGAACTGCTGAAGGCGCATGGCATAGAAGTGTTTTCAGATAAGAATATCGACCAGTTGATTGCGCGCGTTGAATACGCCGATCGTTACGAAAATCACGCTGGCTGA
- a CDS encoding DksA/TraR family C4-type zinc finger protein, protein MASGWSNDGAVQDQIDATVDDAIAHARRQLNNGESAHYCDECGVQIPEARRKALPGVRYCIECQEQFDKKNILNSGYNRRGSKDSQLR, encoded by the coding sequence ATGGCTAGTGGCTGGTCAAATGATGGGGCCGTTCAAGATCAAATTGATGCTACCGTGGATGACGCCATCGCGCATGCTCGTCGTCAGTTAAATAACGGGGAAAGCGCACATTACTGTGATGAGTGCGGCGTCCAGATTCCGGAGGCCCGTCGTAAGGCCTTACCCGGGGTACGATATTGCATCGAATGCCAAGAGCAGTTTGACAAGAAGAATATCCTAAACAGCGGCTATAACCGACGTGGCAGCAAAGATAGTCAATTAAGGTAA
- a CDS encoding universal stress protein, protein MYKTILVPVDIEEDELTKNALIHVVKLAKVSDATVHLFHALPDASAFLSAYSFGIKEFENEAVVKANDRLKALIKTIDLPASRLSFSVSFGTPRDEVLQLAQEINADLIVVGSRRPDVKTYLLGSNAAAIVRHAKTSVLVVR, encoded by the coding sequence ATGTATAAAACTATTTTAGTGCCTGTTGATATTGAAGAAGATGAATTAACCAAAAACGCACTAATCCATGTGGTAAAGCTGGCAAAAGTATCTGATGCCACGGTGCATCTTTTTCATGCGCTGCCGGATGCCTCGGCGTTTTTGTCCGCTTATTCTTTCGGCATAAAAGAGTTTGAGAATGAAGCCGTGGTTAAAGCTAACGACAGATTGAAAGCGCTCATTAAAACTATTGATCTTCCTGCTTCCCGTCTGTCATTCAGCGTGAGCTTCGGTACGCCGCGAGATGAGGTATTGCAACTGGCGCAGGAAATCAATGCCGATCTGATCGTTGTTGGTTCCCGCCGGCCGGATGTAAAAACCTACCTGCTTGGATCGAATGCCGCCGCGATTGTCCGGCATGCCAAAACATCGGTATTGGTCGTTCGTTAG
- a CDS encoding LysE family transporter: protein MVLTILTISGAILLGAMSPGQSFILVARTAVASSRKAAMGSALGMGVGCLIFAAIALLGFHSILTLVPWLHTALKTAGGLYLIWLAIKMFSRAGTPLTVDTSPTAEMSFGKAFITGLLTQLSNPNTAIVFGSIFAAILSHKIPIFVYMVLPIIAFLIDLLWYGFVAYVLSADKPRHVYLSYKASLDRMSGCVMAILGFRLIIR, encoded by the coding sequence ATGGTACTGACCATTTTAACCATATCAGGAGCAATTCTCCTGGGCGCGATGAGCCCAGGACAAAGCTTTATTTTAGTGGCCAGAACCGCAGTGGCCTCTTCACGTAAAGCCGCAATGGGTTCAGCACTCGGCATGGGAGTAGGATGCCTGATTTTCGCCGCTATCGCGTTACTGGGCTTCCATTCAATTTTGACATTGGTTCCATGGCTGCACACAGCTTTAAAAACGGCTGGCGGCCTTTATCTGATATGGCTGGCAATAAAGATGTTTAGTAGGGCCGGGACGCCATTGACCGTTGATACGTCACCCACCGCAGAAATGAGTTTCGGAAAAGCGTTTATTACCGGATTGCTTACTCAGTTGAGTAACCCGAATACCGCAATAGTTTTCGGCAGCATTTTTGCCGCAATATTGAGCCATAAAATACCCATATTCGTATACATGGTATTACCTATCATCGCATTTCTGATTGACTTGCTGTGGTATGGGTTTGTTGCCTATGTACTTTCAGCCGACAAACCACGCCATGTTTACCTAAGCTATAAAGCATCACTGGATCGAATGAGCGGATGTGTAATGGCCATTCTCGGTTTTCGTCTTATCATCCGCTAA
- a CDS encoding LysE family translocator — protein sequence MSDTTNYIAFSLICLGMVLAPGPNMIYLVSRSICQGRIAGLISLGGVALGFIFYMLCAAFGLTALVIAVPYAYDAIRFAGVIYLLWLAWQAIRPGGHAVFQLRDLPKDSPRKLFLMGLFTNLLNPKAAVLYLSLLPQFIDPAKGSVFAQSVTLGFTQISISVFVNALIAIAAGSIANFLMRHPKWGVFQRWMMGTILASLAVKMATEARR from the coding sequence ATGTCTGATACTACTAACTATATTGCTTTTTCTCTCATCTGTTTAGGTATGGTGCTTGCCCCTGGCCCAAACATGATCTACCTGGTTTCCCGTTCCATCTGCCAAGGCCGGATTGCCGGACTGATTTCACTGGGCGGCGTTGCCCTGGGCTTCATCTTTTATATGCTTTGCGCGGCTTTCGGTCTTACCGCTCTGGTGATAGCCGTCCCCTACGCCTATGACGCTATTCGTTTTGCCGGCGTAATTTATCTGTTATGGCTGGCTTGGCAGGCGATTCGTCCCGGCGGCCATGCCGTTTTCCAATTACGGGATTTGCCTAAAGATAGCCCGCGCAAATTGTTTCTCATGGGACTATTCACCAACCTACTGAACCCGAAAGCCGCGGTACTCTATCTCTCGCTATTACCGCAGTTTATCGATCCGGCTAAAGGCAGCGTTTTTGCGCAGTCTGTTACGCTGGGTTTTACCCAGATCTCCATCAGCGTATTCGTTAATGCGTTAATCGCTATTGCCGCGGGTTCTATCGCGAATTTTCTTATGAGACATCCGAAATGGGGAGTATTTCAACGCTGGATGATGGGGACAATACTGGCATCGCTGGCAGTAAAAATGGCAACTGAAGCTCGGCGTTGA
- the yccA gene encoding FtsH protease modulator YccA, whose product MDRSIVSSTRESSLLSTHKVLRNTYFLLSLTLGFSAVTATASMALNLPAPGLILMLVGFYGLMFLTHKLANSPAGILAAFALTGFMGYTLGPLLSMLISAGSGDIIMLALGGTALVFFCCSAYVLTTRKDMSFLSGMLMAGFVVLVVAVIANLFLHIPALHLAISALFILFSAGAILWETSNIIHGGETNYIRATVSLYVSIYNVFVSLLSILGIMRND is encoded by the coding sequence ATGGATCGTAGTATTGTTTCATCAACCCGCGAAAGCTCGTTGCTTAGCACCCATAAGGTATTGCGCAATACCTATTTCCTGCTATCGCTGACATTAGGCTTTTCCGCCGTCACGGCAACGGCCAGCATGGCGCTTAATCTGCCTGCGCCCGGCTTGATATTAATGCTGGTCGGTTTTTATGGTCTGATGTTTTTGACTCACAAGCTGGCAAATAGCCCGGCAGGCATTCTGGCCGCCTTTGCGCTGACGGGGTTCATGGGATACACGCTGGGCCCGCTATTGAGCATGCTGATATCAGCCGGTTCCGGCGACATTATTATGCTTGCGTTGGGTGGTACGGCGCTGGTGTTCTTCTGTTGTTCAGCTTATGTACTGACAACCCGTAAGGATATGTCTTTCCTGTCCGGCATGTTGATGGCCGGCTTTGTGGTACTGGTGGTCGCCGTGATCGCCAACCTGTTCCTGCATATTCCGGCGCTGCATTTAGCCATCAGCGCGCTGTTTATTCTATTTTCCGCCGGCGCGATCCTCTGGGAAACCAGCAACATCATTCATGGCGGTGAAACCAACTATATTCGGGCGACAGTCAGCCTCTACGTCTCGATTTATAACGTTTTCGTCAGCCTGTTAAGCATTCTGGGCATTATGCGTAACGATTAA
- the tusE gene encoding sulfurtransferase TusE: MLEFEGRTIETDAQGYLMNSADWNEALASVLAEQEGISLTDAHWEVVRFVRAFYLEFNTSPAIRMLVKAMAQKYGEEKGNSRYLYRLFPKGPAKQATKIAGLPKPVKCI, encoded by the coding sequence ATGTTGGAGTTTGAAGGCCGAACCATTGAAACGGATGCTCAGGGATACCTGATGAACAGCGCTGATTGGAACGAAGCTCTAGCTTCGGTATTAGCAGAGCAGGAAGGTATTTCGCTTACTGACGCACATTGGGAGGTCGTCCGGTTTGTCCGGGCATTTTATCTGGAGTTCAATACATCGCCGGCCATTCGCATGTTGGTTAAAGCGATGGCGCAAAAATATGGTGAAGAAAAAGGCAATAGCCGCTATCTATATCGATTATTCCCCAAAGGCCCGGCGAAACAGGCAACCAAAATTGCAGGCTTGCCCAAACCAGTCAAATGCATATAG
- the yccX gene encoding acylphosphatase: protein MSTVSIAAYVYGMVQGVGFRYSTQHRAMQLGLNGYVRNSDDGSVEVIACGEHQAVEQLVEWLKQGGPRSARVEKVLTEPHGKADYKGFNIRY from the coding sequence ATGTCAACAGTATCCATAGCCGCCTACGTTTATGGCATGGTTCAGGGGGTCGGTTTTCGCTATAGTACGCAGCACCGGGCTATGCAGCTAGGCCTTAACGGATATGTACGCAACAGTGACGATGGCAGCGTTGAGGTTATCGCCTGCGGCGAGCATCAGGCTGTTGAACAACTGGTCGAATGGCTGAAACAAGGGGGGCCACGCAGCGCCAGGGTGGAAAAGGTCCTCACTGAGCCACATGGCAAAGCTGATTATAAAGGTTTTAACATTCGCTATTAA
- the hspQ gene encoding heat shock protein HspQ, which produces MIICKFGIGQQIRHKLLGYPGVVIDIDPEYSLEAPKWEELNAHDTLRTAPWYHVVMEDDEGQPIHTYLAEAQLIKEEPYQDEHPSLEELAKVIQRRAPQLLH; this is translated from the coding sequence ATGATCATCTGTAAATTTGGAATCGGGCAGCAGATTCGTCATAAACTACTGGGGTATCCGGGTGTCGTTATTGATATCGACCCCGAATATTCATTAGAAGCACCTAAGTGGGAAGAATTAAACGCTCACGATACGCTGCGAACGGCTCCCTGGTATCATGTCGTAATGGAAGATGATGAAGGGCAGCCTATTCATACTTATCTGGCGGAAGCCCAATTAATAAAAGAAGAACCATACCAGGACGAACATCCTTCATTAGAAGAACTGGCAAAAGTTATTCAACGCCGGGCACCGCAGTTACTCC